Within Anopheles ziemanni chromosome 2, idAnoZiCoDA_A2_x.2, whole genome shotgun sequence, the genomic segment TACACACTACAGTTTTTATCGATCGCTAATGCCAAAGATGCATGTGTAGAATATGCAATGCAACTATTCATTGGCAAAGTTTCCCCATCTATTCATGCTCTCTCGGCAGTCGCACTACCAGCTCGGCTCGATTCAAGGGTTGTTATTGAAGGAGTTGATTTCTCTGAGCACTCGAACACGCGTTTCAACGTCTATACGCTAGGCTTAATTCTGGCACTCAAAAGTTCTGCATTTTTATCGGTCTGAACAGTCCCCTGTTGACACCGGTCGAAAGTGCATAATGTTGCGTGTTCGCAACTACCTCTTGGACTCCATAGATTTCAAGATGAATACACGCTCAGCGCAAAATTCTCGGAAATAATAATATTCGCATACGTGTGGTGtgcgaaaacaaaataaaagattttGGCGATGTAACATTTTCTCGAGAACCATCAAATACTGGTCGAGTGCTTGCACGTGTGATTTGCGAAAAAATGTTCGCTCAATTCAAGGTCTGCCAACTGTGAACAGGGTGCATCtaaagtaaaaatgaaaacgtaGAAACCGTTACGGAAGGAACGTCCAGTCAACATCATTCCACAGATCGACAATTCTTGGCTAGTTCATTCCTAAATTTGCAAAAGTTATAGTTACGTCTGACAGTATTCAattcgactttttttttctattttaaatttgatctCAATGCaggtaaaattaaaacataagcaTTATAGTACAAAACATACCGGTTACAGATCACAAAAACACAAGGATACCAGTCATCCATAGTGTATTTTTCAAGTAGGTAGTAAGGAGAAGATGGAAATTCTACCCGACGGTAAAGGAGTTAGTCaaaccgcaaaaaaaaaccccgttgGCTTCCGTTTCAGAGTATCTCATCGTCTCGCGAAACCCTTGAGAGGTACATCAAAGACGAGtggaatttttaattacaatttttcacTCACCAACTCCTTTCACCCAGTTGCCACCGCTCCCCACCCAGGAGTGCGCGGAGCTTTCTCCGAAAAGCCGGAGAAACCGTCGAGCAGGCCTATCATCAACTTCATCATCCTCATCGCGATTAGAACACGGCGTTATGCAGCGCGTTCGCAAGTAAGATGGGTTGCACTCGTCTGGCTTTCTGGCCCTTGACGATGTGAAGATGTCTGGCAACAGAACTATCCAACCCCTGAATGAGCTAGCTCGCCCGCCCTCAATAGAGATAAACCAAAGATAACGGTCGCTAAGTAAAAGTCCTTGAAGCACTGATTTGCGGTATGCACTGAAATGACATTACCGGGGCGAGCTGAAGGTAAACGCTACCATGCGGAGATGCTTCTTGCCGTGCGCGAATCAACGGTCTAGAGGATAGTGTATGTTCGGAGAAAGTGAATGCCGCCTTCTAATTCACCTGAAAAGGCCTTTTGTTTGCCTTAATGCGTTGCAAACCCCGTGCGATGGTTTAAAATGCGGATTTTGATGCGAATCCGAGCAGTAACGTAGAATAAGGTGCGACAACAGATAATGACCGAGCAATCTCTGATGACTTCggtattgttttcttttcttttcagcaTAAGATTCCAAATGGAAGGAACAAAATTGTCATTACGGTTCTGAAAGGGCTCTTCTattgaatagctcgaaaagcGAATCATGCCTTCTCGTTCTGGAAATCTACTTAAAACTGACTATTTATGACTTAACATATttacttaaaagaaaaacgaatggaAATCTCAAAAACCTAATAAAGTTCCATCCTTGTTTTAACAGTGTTTTGCTGATCCTAACTGGAATTATAATCTGTgtatatttttcgaaaaatcttGCGGTATGATCTTAACATTTGCACCGGCAATATATCCAGCATCCTCGTTAACAGTGACGATCCAACAGAAACGATAGCTTCAAGTACGACGAACGCTTCAATGACGATGAGTTTACGGGTGCCATATTCATATGTTTGTACAATTATGCTcgaggaaacacacacacacacaccctagGGGACACTCGCCTCCCTCGAGGGTACGGCTTTATCGGACGGAGGTGCACGCCAAACGACGTGACGCTCTTCAATCTCCGAGCTCCATTGACGCCATGACGTATCGCACACTGTTTGACCATGCAAATGAACTCATTTGCGAAGTGTTTGAGCAATTTTTTCCCGCACTTTTACATCCGCGTGGGTAAATGGGGGTTCTTCCACCTTCCCCTCCGGGATGGGTTTTGCACTAGACAGAGTGCCTGGTGCTAAAAGCCTTGTCACTCGACGGCGTCGCGCGTCGGACGATGAACTTGTTGCGAACGATTTGTTACCAGCATCGTACCGAACGGCCTGGCCTTGGTCTAGCCGGGCTAGCTGCATGAATGGGAATGTGAATTGCCGTTATGCTAAACGGCCCGAACACTTGGCAAGTCTGGTCTGGGTGCAAATAGAGCCTGAAAGTGGATCTTGAGATTGATTCTAAACGGGTACCGTTTACACGTGATGATGGCGAGGATGCTTTCGTTGCGTCCATTCAGCCGTTGCACACGCAGATTGATAAGCCGAAGCAAGGCAAACACATCGGACGTACGTTCGAGGgatcgttttttatttgtttttattttctcattgTGGCTCCAATCGGATCGATAGCAATGGTTTACAATGTGTTTTTCAAAGGATGGAAAGCAGGACCACGTTTTATGATAATCTGAAAACATATCACACctttgaatactttttaacACACTGGGGAAACAAAGAGTTTCTTGTCCGGTGTTGACCTTCTCCCTTTCGTGCACTAATCGATTTGTTGATGTGTCTGACCTCTTCCATGCCAATGTCGCGAACATGACCGAGTATTTCCCCTAAGGAAACGGGAAGaaacgggggggggggagaggcaAGGGTGAACTCTTTAACGAAAGCCGTTTAGTATTTTGTTACACCAAAATATGGAAAACCGATACTCATCGGAACGAGCAGACCAAATCCTTTTAACTTTTTCGAACGACACATGCTTGTCGGTGCTTAGTTTGAGCTACGAGCTCAAATATAGTTATGTACAGCAAGGTAAACATGTCCATATAGACTTATCATGAAGGTGTCATGAGAGATTTGGGTGTATTTGTGGGTTTGTGTTTTAATGACAAGTTTATTTAGGCACATTTCCAATGGCTTCTCCACTCGAGAGAGTCTACTTCGTCGTTATTTGTATTTAGTGATTCTTTAGATGACGTTTTCCATGATTTGTCTCCACAATTTACTAGAGTAGAACATGTCAAATTATCACCAAATGCTTCTTTTTTGCTAATCGATTTAATTTGCAGTAACAATATCTAAGGTTTAACTAAATAGTTAAAGGAACCGTGTTCCACGTTCTCTGTCTGCTCGATATTGACTTGATGAACTTTTCAGTCGATAAAACTTGTTAtgcattctctttaaatattttgtttatataTAAAATGAGTAAGtcataattttaaatgttttacaaaGCTTGAATAGTCAATCGTGTTtacaataaaactaaaacaatattttcctttcccgctTTCTTTACAGAATTTCGCCCGCGTCCCGCATATCAGCGATGAATGATGTTTCCATTGTCAACAATCGGTCAGGAGAAAAATGTATCCACAATCCCCGTTGGTGGCAGAAGTAACCGATTTATGCGCACCATCATCGACTCCAGTGGCGACATTCAGCCTTCTGCCGTCAGCAACGCGGATTCGTCCGGCGAATCCGGATTCGAATTTGAGGCTTTACCAACGTCCGATAGCGGCACCGATAAGCTGCCGGACCTACCCGTCGCTTGGAGCCTGGAAATGAACGATCTCTCGATGATCGACGACGAGATGCAGGTGATCGACACGATCGATCAGAGCTACTGGAATGGGAAGTTTGTGCCACCGCCGCCGAGACCGCCGTTCCTGGAGGAGTCGATTGCACCGGACGGGCTGACCACGTGCGACCTGTGCTCGTGGGCCTGGCAGGACAAGGGAACGCTGTCCCTCGATGGAGCGATAAGTACGTTGGAGATGAACCGAACATTTGGTGACACTCGAACAGGTTAACAAAGGCTCTCGATTTTGTATTCCAGAGGAGATATTTTCTTCATCGGACACGAAGGAATTCAACTGGACATTCGCGCTGATCGTGGTCTCGTTGACGTCCGCTTTGCTCGGTGCCATAATAATGATAGTGTTTCTTAGATGTAAAAGGTAATTGCTTTCGATGACAGAACTCGAGCTCGTAATAGTGATACGCCATTTTTGTCTAGAATTCGAACCAACCAGAACCGCCTCCGGACGCTGTGTTTCGATACGAGCAGTACAAAAGACACCAGCGGGCTGAACTTTGACAACCAGACGTCGAAAAACTCCACCAACGGATCGTGCAGCCCACGCAGCACAAACTCGGGCCTGTGGACGTGGTTCAGCAGCCGCAAGAACCTCTCGACGCCGGATCAGCTGGTCAACTCGCACACACTGCCGGTCGAGAACCACTACACGCACATGGACGACAACAACTACAACCCGGTGCAGATAGACGAGGCGTCGTACGCCGAGGTGGGCAACGAGACCGGGCCCTCGTCGGAGACGACCTTCTACAAATCGGGCTCCGTACATCAAGTGAGTAAGTTTACATTTACGCgtgtttttccaaacagtCGACCAAATAGGCACAACCTCTCCAGATAACGTAGCGCAATGTTCtagtaaaattttaacaatATAAACAACAATCATTTAAAGTGTAATGCAGTTAATCGAGGGTTTTTTACTGGGATGTGCTTTCAGGGTACAGACAACGACATTCTGATCATGAACTGTCCACTCCCAGCCATCCCAACCGGGTCGCATAGTGCCAGCGGAGGCGGAGCGAGTGGTTCGGGCAGTGCGTACTACTCCGGGCTGCTGAACAACGCCAACATGGCCGCGGGCGAGGACGAAGACGAGCGACCGTACGAAATCGTCGATCTCAAGGAAATGTCCTCACCACACAAGACTCACAACGTCCAAAGCCACCTGCTGAACGAGACGAACAATCTGCTCACGATCGAGAAACACTC encodes:
- the LOC131294258 gene encoding uncharacterized protein LOC131294258, whose product is MFPLSTIGQEKNVSTIPVGGRSNRFMRTIIDSSGDIQPSAVSNADSSGESGFEFEALPTSDSGTDKLPDLPVAWSLEMNDLSMIDDEMQVIDTIDQSYWNGKFVPPPPRPPFLEESIAPDGLTTCDLCSWAWQDKGTLSLDGAIKEIFSSSDTKEFNWTFALIVVSLTSALLGAIIMIVFLRCKRIRTNQNRLRTLCFDTSSTKDTSGLNFDNQTSKNSTNGSCSPRSTNSGLWTWFSSRKNLSTPDQLVNSHTLPVENHYTHMDDNNYNPVQIDEASYAEVGNETGPSSETTFYKSGSVHQGTDNDILIMNCPLPAIPTGSHSASGGGASGSGSAYYSGLLNNANMAAGEDEDERPYEIVDLKEMSSPHKTHNVQSHLLNETNNLLTIEKHSEALPEGTISASDYV